The following proteins are co-located in the Candidatus Accumulibacter cognatus genome:
- a CDS encoding M48 family metallopeptidase — MFNTFSLVFLAALLVMCALRVWLAQRQITHVLAHRGRVPEDFAGRVDLKTHQKAADYTVARSRFGRTGLAVEVAMLLAFTLGGGLQILHDFWSARLDGLPYGVALIFSVLLISAIVDLPLSLYHQFVIEKEFSFNRMTLRIFLADHLKQAILAIVIGTPALLAVLWLMARMGELWWLYVWLFWCTLNLLLLFIYPTWIAPLFNKFVPLDDPRLRARVEALLDRCGFASSDLLVMDGSKRSNHGNAYFTGFGKTKRIVFFDTLLGRLQAVEVEAVLAHELGHFKHRHVQKRIGMLFVLSLGFLAILGQLIDAGWFFNGLGLTSQNTALGLVLFFLAGPVFAFLLTPLLSLLSRRDEFQADRYAATHASASDLVAALVKMYEDNAATLTPDPLHSLFYDSHPPAALRIARLQNA; from the coding sequence ATGTTCAATACCTTCTCCCTTGTCTTTCTTGCCGCCTTGTTGGTCATGTGCGCCTTGCGCGTCTGGCTGGCACAGCGGCAAATCACACATGTCCTGGCGCATCGCGGCCGCGTACCCGAGGACTTTGCTGGTCGTGTCGATCTCAAGACTCATCAAAAGGCCGCCGACTATACCGTAGCACGCAGCCGCTTCGGCAGGACCGGCCTGGCCGTCGAAGTGGCGATGCTGCTCGCCTTCACGCTGGGTGGCGGCTTGCAGATACTGCATGACTTCTGGTCAGCACGACTCGATGGCCTGCCCTACGGGGTCGCACTGATCTTCAGCGTCCTGCTGATTTCCGCCATCGTTGACCTGCCGCTCAGCCTGTATCACCAGTTTGTCATCGAAAAAGAATTTTCCTTCAACCGCATGACTCTCCGAATCTTTCTCGCGGATCATCTCAAGCAGGCCATCCTGGCCATCGTCATCGGAACGCCGGCGCTGCTCGCCGTGCTCTGGCTAATGGCGAGAATGGGAGAGCTATGGTGGCTCTACGTGTGGCTTTTCTGGTGCACCCTCAACCTGCTCCTCCTGTTCATCTATCCAACCTGGATTGCGCCGCTATTCAACAAGTTCGTCCCGCTTGACGATCCCCGGCTCAGAGCGCGCGTCGAGGCGCTGCTCGATCGCTGTGGCTTCGCCAGTTCGGATCTTTTGGTGATGGACGGATCGAAGCGATCGAACCACGGTAACGCCTACTTCACTGGTTTCGGCAAGACCAAGCGCATCGTCTTCTTCGATACTCTGCTCGGCCGCCTGCAAGCCGTTGAGGTCGAAGCCGTGTTGGCGCACGAACTGGGGCACTTCAAACACCGGCACGTGCAAAAGCGGATCGGCATGCTCTTCGTCCTGTCACTCGGCTTTCTCGCCATCCTCGGGCAACTGATCGATGCCGGCTGGTTCTTCAACGGTCTCGGTCTGACAAGCCAGAACACGGCTCTTGGGCTGGTCCTTTTCTTTCTCGCCGGACCGGTTTTTGCCTTTTTGCTGACCCCTCTGCTGAGTCTCCTCTCGCGTCGCGACGAATTCCAGGCGGATCGCTACGCGGCAACCCATGCTTCGGCAAGCGATCTGGTGGCAGCCCTGGTCAAGATGTACGAAGACAATGCCGCGACCTTGACCCCTGATCCGCTACACTCCTTGTTCTACGATTCACACCCACCCGCCGCCCTGCGCATCGCCCGCCTGCAGAATGCCTGA
- the orn gene encoding oligoribonuclease, producing the protein MTKDASYLVWLDMEMTGLAPDCDRIIELAMVVTDSQLMTIAESTVWAVHQEDACLDAMDEWNRKTHARSGLIDRVRASTFDEAAVEAAALEFMRAYVPQGVSPMCGNSICQDRRFMARYMPQLEAWFHYRNLDVSTLKELCRRWKPEVARGFIKRSEHSALADIRESIDELKYYREYFIRL; encoded by the coding sequence ATGACAAAGGACGCTTCCTACCTCGTTTGGCTGGACATGGAAATGACCGGTCTGGCACCTGACTGCGACCGCATCATCGAACTGGCGATGGTGGTCACCGACAGCCAGTTGATGACCATCGCCGAATCAACGGTGTGGGCTGTACACCAGGAGGATGCCTGCCTCGATGCAATGGACGAATGGAACCGGAAGACGCATGCCCGCTCCGGACTGATTGATCGGGTCAGGGCATCCACATTCGACGAGGCGGCTGTCGAGGCGGCAGCGTTGGAATTCATGCGGGCTTATGTTCCTCAAGGGGTTAGCCCGATGTGCGGCAACTCGATCTGCCAGGATCGGCGCTTCATGGCAAGGTACATGCCGCAGCTTGAAGCCTGGTTCCATTACCGAAACCTGGATGTCAGCACCCTCAAGGAACTCTGTCGGCGCTGGAAACCCGAGGTTGCAAGAGGTTTTATCAAGCGATCCGAGCATTCTGCGCTCGCTGATATCCGCGAATCGATTGACGAGTTGAAGTACTATCGCGAGTACTTCATCAGACTCTAA
- a CDS encoding glycosyltransferase family 39 protein gives MLSWLLPLHEATRLASGVFTLLALGFIFLAACELHGREQAPAAPLLLAGSIGFLFHAHEAQPMLATLTAHTAAYWGLTQLDRRPLRGASWFGSALGLGFLANGLAAMLPLLPVAVFVVWRSAHRQRLAMLLLGSLLFACALAGGWLAALFVTSPEYLAAFLQGELTQLGANGQPLLAVQRLLLMLPWYAWPASPLACWALWAKRRQWTTTPLAMPMFAFVVSLLMVGIAIGARSAPALLLLPPLVLLAVPGVASLRRGAANAFDWFGMITFSLLALLAWIGWCAMVFGWPERLARQAVRLEPGFVGHFSILGASLALLGTLVWCWLIVTSPRSPMRGIMHWMAGLTLFWLLIVTLWMPWIDYGKTYRQVSASLAKALPEKRHCIAGANLADSIIASLDYFDGIRTILATSTAGKKCDWLLIHGSPRDGSSPAASGWRKVWDGGRPAERRDADRLHLYQRDARRGGSSPGR, from the coding sequence ATGTTGTCTTGGCTCCTGCCGCTGCATGAGGCGACGCGACTGGCCAGCGGAGTATTCACCCTGCTCGCCCTTGGCTTCATTTTCCTCGCTGCATGCGAACTGCACGGTCGCGAACAAGCTCCAGCCGCACCGCTGCTGCTTGCAGGCAGCATTGGCTTCCTGTTCCACGCGCATGAAGCACAGCCCATGTTGGCGACGTTGACGGCGCATACCGCCGCCTATTGGGGACTGACGCAGCTTGACAGGCGACCGCTGCGGGGCGCTTCCTGGTTCGGTTCGGCGCTCGGGCTGGGTTTCCTCGCCAACGGCCTGGCGGCTATGCTGCCGCTGCTGCCTGTGGCAGTGTTCGTGGTCTGGAGATCTGCCCATCGTCAACGCTTGGCGATGCTGCTGCTTGGCTCGCTGCTATTTGCCTGTGCGCTTGCCGGTGGGTGGCTGGCCGCCTTGTTCGTGACCTCGCCCGAGTACCTCGCCGCCTTCTTGCAAGGCGAGTTGACTCAGCTCGGCGCTAATGGGCAACCACTGCTCGCTGTGCAGCGCCTGTTGCTGATGCTCCCTTGGTACGCTTGGCCAGCCTCCCCTCTCGCCTGCTGGGCACTCTGGGCGAAACGGCGCCAATGGACAACAACCCCGCTGGCCATGCCGATGTTTGCTTTTGTAGTCTCGCTGCTGATGGTCGGCATTGCTATCGGAGCACGCAGTGCACCAGCTTTGCTGCTGCTGCCACCGCTGGTTCTGCTGGCTGTTCCCGGTGTCGCTTCGCTGCGACGTGGCGCGGCGAACGCGTTTGACTGGTTTGGCATGATCACCTTCAGTCTCCTTGCCCTACTGGCCTGGATTGGCTGGTGCGCAATGGTCTTCGGCTGGCCAGAAAGGCTGGCGCGCCAGGCTGTTCGACTCGAGCCGGGATTCGTGGGACACTTCAGTATCCTGGGCGCCAGCCTCGCCCTGCTGGGGACTTTGGTCTGGTGCTGGCTGATTGTTACCAGTCCGCGTTCCCCGATGCGCGGGATCATGCACTGGATGGCAGGTCTGACCTTGTTCTGGCTACTGATCGTAACGCTCTGGATGCCCTGGATCGACTACGGCAAGACTTACCGTCAGGTATCCGCTTCCCTGGCCAAGGCACTGCCCGAGAAGCGCCATTGTATTGCCGGAGCCAACCTCGCTGATTCGATCATCGCCTCACTGGACTACTTCGACGGTATCCGTACCATTTTGGCAACCTCCACCGCCGGCAAGAAGTGTGACTGGTTGCTGATCCACGGCTCCCCCCGGGATGGCAGCTCCCCAGCAGCCAGCGGCTGGAGGAAGGTCTGGGATGGCGGTCGTCCCGCCGAACGCCGGGACGCCGACCGACTGCACCTCTATCAGCGCGATGCCAGGAGAGGAGGCTCATCGCCCGGCAGGTAG
- the rpmE gene encoding 50S ribosomal protein L31, which produces MKDKIHPAYGEIAVTCSCGNTFTTRSTMKKALHVEVCSACHPFYTGKQKIIDTAGRVEKFNQKYGAMRKPV; this is translated from the coding sequence ATGAAAGACAAAATCCATCCTGCCTACGGTGAAATCGCGGTGACATGCTCCTGCGGTAATACCTTCACCACCCGGTCTACAATGAAGAAAGCGCTGCACGTCGAGGTCTGCTCGGCCTGCCATCCTTTCTACACCGGTAAACAGAAAATCATCGATACGGCAGGCCGCGTCGAGAAATTCAACCAGAAATATGGCGCGATGCGCAAACCGGTCTAG